Below is a genomic region from Numenius arquata chromosome 8, bNumArq3.hap1.1, whole genome shotgun sequence.
aaaaggtgtggggttttttttcccaatagcTGAACTATAGTAACGGGAAGTAtggaaaaaaactacaaaaaattaTCACAGAATGAGCAATAAGACATTTTAGTGGAATGTTTAAAATCTCTCCAATAATTTACTACAGTCTTCAAAATGtgattatatatgtataaatgtatttcaaatggctacttcctgaaaaaataaattacatagcTACCATTCATTATCTCTATAATATGTTtcttatttaatgttatttttgttggtttgtacATAATTTAGCaagcaattttacttttttaataactgcatatgttttattttcccaaaacacttcctaaaggaaagggagaaagataatttggggtttttttgtcttcaaaGTTTCTGGAAACCTTCACACTAAGTTGCCCTGGATTCTTTCCCTCATGTCAAACAAAGCATGGGATAGGAGAATTCCTGTGAGTAAATGAAAGGAAGAGGTGGGGGGAATTTCTGGGTTGAAAATATCTTACAGAATCTTAAATTTATGCagaatcatttatttttctatgaatGCATAAAACCTCTTACTCCTTTTAAAGGAATTAGCTAGCTTTAGGTTTTGATTTCATGTCACAACCTTTTTTCCAGTATTGTTCTGACTAGTCTTCCTGAATCACTCACTGCTGCCTCaatcattttttttaactgtctcagctcccaaattttaaaaaacagcagtaaaaatgaaaaatgggagACACACAGTAACGTGCATTTCAGTTTCCCTTCATCTGACTATTCTGAGTAAGATATTCTAAAGAAATTAATGAATACAAGATTACTTTTATAATAAGCACccagactaggaaaaaaaaccaacctgcaaTCACTCACacgttaaaaacaaaacaaaacaaaacatctcaTTCAAGATTCTGTCCTTTCTGAATAGCATCTGCTGTATGCATCTTCAGAGAAAATCACACTAAGCAGTACGTGCTACTGCAACAGCCATCAGTCTTGTCACCGAAACTAAGAACTGCTGATGTATTTTTACCTCACTGGGAAATACTGTACGCACTGATCATGAAAGCAAAACCGGTTTGTAACTGTAATGAAAATACAATAGGCATCttgttacatgaaaaaataatttctcaataaGTGAGGATTATAATTATTTGAATGTCATAAAAATTACATGAGTCAAAGATGTCACGATGCTAGGAGTTGGGTGTGAGCCCCAGAACACTTAATGGAAATTCCAAGCTGCATCTGAATCAATATTGAGTATAAGCAAAGAAATAAACCCAGACTCTTGATTTGAAGTTTTGTGTGTTACCCATTTTGTGTGTTATACTCTTGGAAACATTAAAATGACAGCATGGCAACATGTTCCCAAGAATGCCTCACGTggctgaagaattaaaaaaaaaaaaaaagttttaaaaaaattgcattcagAGTCAACCACTTGGTGCAAACGTATAATACAGTTCGTAGCCCACAGGTATTTTGTTTCTTGGATGTTTTGAGTTTCTGCATTGTCATAATTGAccagtgatgatgatgattaaTTACGTACCATTAGTAGCGTCTAGGTGTACCAACTCCAAGCAGACAGCAGCAGGCTAATTGTaaccaaaatgtttttcagacgcagaatttttttctaaatagctgCTTAAGTAGCTATTGAGATTAACCACTtttcaaaataggaaaattaaCACGCAAACACAACTGTTACTATTGGGACATTTAAAAGGTGGGAGGTATTAAAAATACGTTGTTGAACAATATTAGATATCACTGAAAACGCAAGTGAACATAACTGTGTTAGTAACGAGGGTGAATGTCAACAGCTAATAAAATTTTCCTGTCAGAACTTGCCTCTCCACATGACAGGTAGGCAAAGGAAACACGAAACGCAGTATCAACGGAATATCAAACGAAACACGTTACATCAGAGGTTAAATAAATGAAGACCATAGGTATTTTCACGGCACGTTCCTCCACGCAGACCTCCTCTCAGAAGAACTAACCCGTCCTCTCCCACctgccgccgctcccgccgcccctgAGGGAAGCGGCCCGGTCACCGCCCGGGGCAGAAAGGTGGAGCACCGCCCGCGCGCCCCCCACCGCAGCCAAtccccggccgccccgcgcgTCGGCGGTTGGAAAAGCGCGGGCGGCGCCGCGGGCCCGGTGAGGGGAGGGCGAGGCCCGCCCGCTCCCCTGAGGAACGGCGGGGTCTGGGCTTTCCCCTCAGCCAGGGGGAACAGCCGCCGTCAGATCCTCTTCTGCCCCGGAGAGCCTGGGATGGGCGTATGAAGGCTCCTTCCGCCTCTCAGGAGGGAGCTCTGAAACCAGAACCTGAGAGAAACCCTTTATCCCCTACAACAAGGGGGAGGCGAGAGAGTAAGTCCGttccttttaaatgcttttttttttttttttacatttgaacaGTGAATGCACTTGAAAGATTTAAGAGGCCATTTATATCATggtgaggggctgaacttggttATTAATGTAAGGGCCCTTGTTGTGTGCCCAGACTGACTTGCTTGCCACGCTACCAGGACTTCACTTCGCATTGTATGATATAGCAGCCCAGTCAAAACAGATGCAATTTTATTTCCGAGTAACAGAAATTACTTCAGTCAAATCATTAGGGTAAAGACACCTGTTCCACCATGCCAATATTGTGCCCTCTAAAGAATTCCTCTGATCAATTTTGTGACATTTCAAGGCTAGCATAGCTAGATAACAGCTAAGATAAGTTTTAAGTTAGCCCTGACATAACTCCATTTGCTAGGAAGGGAAATTTGATAGACAAAGGTAATTTAGTACTCAGCCGTACTGCTTAGTATACATTcacttacatatatatacacatacatacacacacactcttgTTACTTCTCAGTGCCACCCAGGATGTTAGCCTCATTTGTTATCTTGAGAAGAATAATTTAAAGTGCTAAACATCACGATCCAACTAAGCATCACTTTCATATATTTTCAGGAAGATTTGTGATGCTTAGGCAAAACCTAGGGGATtagctattttcatttttattgcagtATTTGCTTAACAGACTTCTGCGAGAAGTCCGTTTTTCCCAACTGCACAAGACAAGTTTACTACTCAAGGCATGCAACTTTCACTTCTGACTCATCTAAGTAGCCCTGGGCCTCAACTTTGTTATTGCTCACTTTAAGCAGGACAGAACTTGTCTACTACTTGAGGAGCTGAAGACAGATGCAGTGTTTTAGCCTTTAAGAGTTTAAATCTTTACAGGTACATAAAGATCTCAGCATTCTAACTCACTTATATTCCTAGGCTTCTTACCCAAATCCTCAGGTCTGAAGTTCAGGACTTTATTGCAAGCCACCTTCAAGCATGAAGCTACACAGCTTTAGTGTAACTTAAGGCCAGTCATGTGCTTCAAGTTTTACCGTACATACATAATCATTTGGAATACAAATACTAAAGACAAGGCTGAGCACATCCAAGTAGCAGATTTTATAGTGCCACCCTTCTTTTGATCTTAGTCATATGACTACCAGCTAATGAGTAACTGGCATATTCTTACTCCCATGTAGTAGGAGAGACTAGGGATGAATGTTATATATCCAAGGAAGTTTGCCTTCCAGAAAGCAGTCTTCCACTCCTGTACACAGTGTTCAACTGAATGTTGGATTCCCAGAAGATTAACATAAACAGTTTTGACCAAAGTAGACACAGAAATGAGTGTTTACACTGTGCATGAAAATATGGTTCATGCTCAGAGCACAGTACACAGCATTGCTTGAGTCTGACAGACTAATATCACACCAAGTTCCTCTGCCTATACTCTTCATGACTTTGCTACTAAAGTCCTTTACTACTGCAAAGTGAAAACTGTTAGTATCTCCATTCTAATGGAGCTGTAAGAGGCCTTTAGGAATTGAGTTGTCTACGCACAGCTCAGTAGACAGAGCTTTCAGAAGTACAACCTGCATTGCTCTTGCAGCTCTCCTGATGGCTACAACATAAGACCAATAGACAGCATGCTCTTTCCACAAGTTTAATAGAGTTACAAAAGGATACAACTGCTCTATATGCAACACATGGCTAACCACATAAACTGCATTGTCACTAAAGTCAACAGGGCTTGATGTACAGATACTGATCATTAGGATTTTCTATGAAGGTACTGTCAACAGGACAAACTTTCCTTCAAGTAAAAAAGTTACTGTTTATACCTATAGCATGATCCCTCGACTCAGATGCAATGACTTAGTCAAAGTTCAGTAACTGATGCTTGCTCTTTACGTAAGGCATACTAGTTTCCATTCAAACTGAAAGGTTACTTCTGCTTGGAAAAATACTCTTTACTCTTCTGAACATCAGGCTTGATTGTGTCACTGCCAGGCTTCCAGCCAGCTGGGCACactgaaatgataaaaaaatgtttaagacttagcagctgctcctgcagaaCAGGTTTTACACAACACTAAAGCAAACTAGCATCTCAAAACTTGTATATACATCTTTGCAGTGTACAGAAGATGCATTATTCAGTATGGCATTACGTTCAGTTTATTCTGCTCATTTCCATTTGATCACTAGGTAGTAGCATCTGAGGAACTGGGTGTTTGCCCATGGAATAGCGGGCCCTTGACACATGCATCCCTCTCCAACCCCCTTAAAAGAAGCCTGACAGCAAGGTAACACCAACTCCAGCAGCCTGGGACAGAAGGCTTTACAACTATTACAGTACCGGTCCTCCTTGAATCCAGTCAAGTCTATATTCTCCTTAACTTTAATCAGTCCCAGTCCCATTCTCCAGTTTAACAGGGAGTGGGAAGAAGAGTTAAACTGTCTCTAGTTCCCCTATATGGCTATTAAAAGGCCACCAAGATGCAGAAGTTGCATGGCCTCAGAAGTGCAGTGACTCcagatcagcatttttttttttttttgatacagtaGTCCTTTTTCACAGCCATGCAAGGCTTAATGTGCGCTCCACGCAAGACTGGCAGTTTTAGCTACAATATTCTCAGCTTCTGAGTGTTGCTACACAGCTTATTCTGGTCTATCCTAGCTTACATGAGATTGCAGTCCTAGTTCTGGAGGAAAAGCTACTCCAGAGCACAGCAAATCCCAAGAAGCTCCATTTACAAGACATGTGACTGCTCCATCATCAATtattagggacatctcctcagcTGACAAGAGGATGGTGTACTAGTTCAAAAATATACAGTATAGCCACAATAGCAGCTTGATTTAATGAAGTTTGCCATTGATTTACCTGAAGCAAGTTAAGTATGACCAGCAGCAACATCTATCATTAGTTAATTTAATCATGCTGAAGACCATTAGTAGATATAGCAATTTCAGGTTTCCATAACCTGGTTCAAACCTTTCGTTTGCAGTGTTTTTTTGGTAACTCCTGCAGAAAAGCTACCAGCCTCAAGCACTTCATATCACTCTTAACTATGGGCACAAAGACACTCTCATCCCTTTTCCTCTCACTACATATGGCTTCACTACACACAGACACAGATCAGCAGGCTTCCTAGGAatttaaatgcttaaaacatAGCAGTAGTACTGATGGTCTCAGCCTACCAAATCTAGGAGCAGAGTCTAAATTATGCTCACCTTTGCAGGCTAGATTACTACATGTTCTTTACTCGTCTCAAGTATTTTGTGTGTCTAATTGAAAGACTGAGACCAAGCATTGTATGCTTGACCAGACAACCAGCACCAAATTTGGTTTACATGGTATTTCAACATTAGGAAGTATTCAATGGACCATTAACTGAAATAAGAAATCTAGTACTATGATGTCCTTCAACCCACAGCTTTACATGACCAGCTGCATTTCAAGAGGCACAATTACTTACTGTGCACAGATCTGTAGATGTACTTAGTACCATCCAGTACACCTTGATTTAACCTGCCTAGTTAATACTGTTCTCTAAAGAAACATTTAAGATTAGAAAGAAGAAGAACCCTTACCTTCTCCATGTTTATCTGTAAACTGGAAGGCCTGGACAAGTCTGAGAGTTTCATCAACAGAACGGCCAACAGGCAGATCATTGATTGTTATCTGCCTCAAGATCCCCTTCTCATCAATTATGAACAgacccctaaaaaaaaaaaaaagaaaaccagccctCAAGTTAAGCACagcttttgaaaaacagattAGACTGAAGCGAGTTTCAAAATCTCAAATTCAGTAATCTTATTATGGCAATAAATTGTGTCATCTACTATTACCAACCTCTTCCCAACCACCTTTGGCGTATGCATAACACTGAAACATTAGCAGTTGAAAGCCTAAAGGCAAGTCAAAACACCagtgaaggaaagcaaagcaacacTTCCTATTTAAGGAAGATACtagtggaaaaacaaaatggaagagaAACCTAAGGAAAGGCACTCTTCCATTCAAAGAAAAACTATACACAATGttctaaagaaaaaaggacaacCTAGCAAAGGCTCATCAATTGGTCTTCCAAAGTCACATTAAGAGTTCACAGAAGTTCAGCTCCCTCAGCAACTTGAACTCCGAACAGTTGACTAAAAGATAAGGCTGGGGTTTTGATTAATCTGTACTTTAATCACTAGATTAAATACCTGTACAACTATGTAGGTGTCACATCACCAATATTTGCAGTTCACCTGCAGAGAGTCCTGCACTGTGCAGATAGGTAATTAAAGGGAAGCAGCAGGCACTTATCTAGCTTACCAAAACCATGAGAAATCTAAACACTAAGGAGAACCAAGTAGCACCTCCCCTTGTAGGAGTGTTTGATGGCTTGAAGCTGTTTACATTTAGCAGAGCTAATAGCTTCAACTTGCTGCAGGTGTTCAAGTATATGCAAGCTCTGTGTTCATCTGACATGCTCTGCATATTGCAACGTAAGACTTTAACAGAAAGTTTATCTTCTTGCATATGGTATTATGCATATACATACCTGTATGCAATACCTTCATCCTCTTTAAGTACTCCATATTCTTTGGCAATGGCACGTTTTGTGTCAGAAATCAACGGGATTTTCATAGTACCCAAACCACCTTGTTTCTTAGGAGTGTTGATCCTAAAAGCAGCGAGTTTCATGTTAAAAATACAGACAGTTCAGAACAAAGTATAAGGTAGAACAGAAGTTGATCCTTTCTGCAATACCATATACTCTGTTTGACACAAGGCAAGAAGAGAAGCACCTTGCACTACCGATACTTCCCAAGTGCCTTTATTTGATACTTCAGTAAGAACATCTCAATATATTCAGCATTCAGTTCCTGCAATAACTGAGGCCAGGCAGAATATTCTATTAGGTTAAAAGGCTGATTCTTACCAGGCAAGGTGACAGAAGTGAGAGTCAACAGAAGCTCCAATTACTTCACAGTTAATTTTCTTGAATTCATCAGCTCTGTCACTGTATGCGATGATTTCAGTTGGACAGACAAAAGTGAAGTCCAGGGGGTAGAAGAAGAACACAACATATTTTCCTAGAAGAGCAGTATAACCAGTTAATCTCTTGTACCTTTGTTAGTTGTCATATTCAGTATCATCCATTCAAATACTGACAGAGGAGAAAGGGCTTGATACAACACTAAAGATGAAATGGTAAACTagagatgcttttattttaagactTGCCATATAGGTGGCAAGCCCATAAAGCACCTAGGGCATTTACACTTCAGCCAAACATCATTTGCAGCACCCTTCAAGGCCACTCCATACCTAGTAACACAGAACCCTACTTAACTGAAGTCTCCAAAACCAGACTGTCAAATTTGACAGGGAATGCCTGCCTCCTGGGTCTACTCCCACAGGCTGGCCCAGAGTACACCCAGTACCTGCACTAGAAGACCCTGTGGTTGACTACAGAGTGCAGAAGAGCCACAGGTCTAAAAGGGTACAAGCCAAGGAGACATTTTGAGTGGGTGACTAGCCTATACAtactcaccaccctcacacagCCTGAGGCTTCCAGTTCAAAATATCTCTTTCAAAAGCCACCCACATTAGTACTTGAACATTTCAGGCTTTCCCTTTGATTTTAGTAAGCTTTTTTGGTAAGGCAAACAGTTTACTAGTACTCTAGAGAAAGGAACTTCCTTGGTTAGAGGACAGAACCTACTTTCCTCGACAGAAAACCTACAAGAGAAGGCTTTGCTGTTCCACATAGTACTTTGCAGATGTTACATCAGTCTCATGGTATGATAGACAGGACAAATAAGCCTGATCCAAGATAACAGTTTAGAGAAGTCTTATGCTAGTTAGCAATAATTATCATAGCTTGGATATGCACCCATGCTGCTGACAGCTTCCCAAACATACTCCAGCCATCAGTGAGAACCCCTGCACAAGTCAAATACTTCAGTCTACTGCTAAGTGGTTGCTACTACTTCAAAACCAAATCAAGATGTATCCTTAGATGCCCTCCACTCCTGCATATGGCCAGACTGTATCTGTACAATTAGAGAAGCACATAAGCTTACCTTTATAGTCAGAGAGTTTGATGTCTTTGAATTGTCCATCTGGCATTACAGCCGTGGCCGTAAAGTCAGGAGCTGGTTTTCCAATGAAAGCACTTCCTGAAGACATCTTGATTTAATCTAGATATGAGTTAACAACAATACAGTTTAGATAATAGTACATTTGCATGTGGAAGCAAGCATTTATTCAAAGCATCTTATCAAATTAGATTGACCACCAAAGACAGTTTATCAGATCTTGGTCTTGCAACAAAAGGCTTAAAAGTGAAATTAGTTTTAACTTTGTCACATGGGTGTCTACTCAAAACACTAGCATTTTCCCCCTAAAACAACAACAATACAGTAAGATGTAGTGCAATAATCACAGCCCAGATATCCAGACCAAGCCATTACATACATTACTAGTACTTCAAGATCTATGTCCCATTAGCCGCCTAATGATACAGTAATGGTTATCAGCTCATCACAGACAAGAAACAGGGCTAGCCTTCCAGAGTTTTAGCAGTATTCACTAAGTCTTCCAGTTCCACTTGGTGAATGAGTTAGAAAGCCTGGGGTTTAGACTTTTTGATGAGGAGACCTTTGATCAAGTTCACAATGGAATTTAAGCCCTCAAAACTTTATCTTCCTGttgattccagaaaaaaagaacttttgttAATCTCCACAGTGATAACAGTGCTCCGCATAACTACACTTCGGCCTTTCAAACAATTAAACCTTGTTTTATTTGCAACTAGAAAGCCTCATGGTGTACATGGGAATCGCATTTTGTGTTAGAAATTTAAGTTTCACAAATTCTTAAACCTGTACAGCCAGGTCATTTCCACCCCATGTCTACTGAAAGGAGTAAAAGGGTACACAAGGACAAGAAAGCTCTATTTCTGGCTGCCTGCCCTAAAAGCCAGTCATTTATAATACACCCTGTGCAGTATTTTTGCTCAGTCTGGGAATGCAGCATATCGCTTTGGAATTCCAGTTACTTCCAGAGCATAATCTTTCAAATAGGTAACTTTATGAACCTGGTTTCTTCAACTCAAAGTCTTCTTAAAAGTGATTTCACTTAAGTCATTCTATACACTGCTACA
It encodes:
- the PRDX1 gene encoding peroxiredoxin-1, whose translation is MSSGSAFIGKPAPDFTATAVMPDGQFKDIKLSDYKGKYVVFFFYPLDFTFVCPTEIIAYSDRADEFKKINCEVIGASVDSHFCHLAWINTPKKQGGLGTMKIPLISDTKRAIAKEYGVLKEDEGIAYRGLFIIDEKGILRQITINDLPVGRSVDETLRLVQAFQFTDKHGEVCPAGWKPGSDTIKPDVQKSKEYFSKQK